CTGCCCGATGTAGGCACTCGGGGCCTGAGGCTTGGCCGCCGTGCCGCCCTGGTCGGGGAAGCCGTACCAGGCCACGCCCGCCTTGAACTGCTTCATCTGCGGCAGCAGCAGCATGGTGTAGCGCCCGCCCGCGCAGAAGCCGGTCAGCCCGACCGCGTTCATGTTCACGTCCCGCCGCGTGCCCAGAAACTTCAGGCCGTCTTCCACCAGCGCCTTCACCGTCGCGTCGCTGGGTTCCTGCTCGAAGGTCTGCCAGCCCAGCGCCAGCGTGACGAAGCCCGCCGCCGCCAGCTCGTCCACCAGGTCGCGGTAGCCCTGCTCCAGCCCCCGGAAGGAGTGCAGCAGAATCACGGCGGGTTTGGGGGTGGCCGAGGCCGGCGCGGCGAGGTAGCTCTTGTACGCCCTCCCGCCGCTGGTCACGTTCACGTCCGTTCCCCTGA
This genomic stretch from Deinococcus carri harbors:
- a CDS encoding dienelactone hydrolase family protein codes for the protein MLKHTLTLAALALSTAALGQAVRGTDVNVTSGGRAYKSYLAAPASATPKPAVILLHSFRGLEQGYRDLVDELAAAGFVTLALGWQTFEQEPSDATVKALVEDGLKFLGTRRDVNMNAVGLTGFCAGGRYTMLLLPQMKQFKAGVAWYGFPDQGGTAAKPQAPSAYIGQLTAPLLIIHGTRDQPSPIAGIYAYAQKLDAANKVFKLSVYQGEPHSFLLKDSRIADTFASRDARRDMLNYFREYLR